Part of the candidate division TA06 bacterium genome, GTCTGGTGACATTTCCATACTACTTCTCATATGCGACCGCCAATGCGTTCCATAATCTCACCAGTCAAACGCGGGGAGAAGTTTTTGTGGCCTGCCAAACAAAATTGAGACCGAAGCTCATCCGTGGGTTCACGTTCAGATTTGTTCACCTCGTCAGCGCCAAGTTCTTTGGGTTCAAGGAAGCTGATTCGTTCGGCGTGAAAGTCACGATGGCTGAAGCTGAGAAGGCGATTGTGGATTCGGTGGACAAACCTCAGTATGCCGGCGGAATTCCGGAACTGGCCGGCGTCATTGGTCGAGCGTCACGGAGGTATGACTGGGAGAAAACCATCTCGTACGCTCTGCGAATGGGTTCAATAGCCCTCACACAGCGATTAGGCTATCTCATCGACCGCGTTGGCATCGAGGTCTCTCATGACGCGCGGAACAAACTCAAAAAGAAGATCAAGAAGCGCTCATGTGCCTATCTTGGTCCTGTACGAACATGGGGGCATGAAGGCGCTTTCGACAGAGAATGGCAACTCATTGTAAACATCCCTCAACAGCAAATAACATCTGAAATATAGGAGCCCTTGGTGATAGAGGAGAAGTTCATAGACCTCTTTGCTCATTCCAGCAAGCTAAGAGACAAGATGGTTGCAGAACGTGATGTGGTTCTTACCTATGCCCTCCAGTTGCTGTCTATGTCTGGCCTTCTAAGAGCCTTGGCTTTCAAAGGTGGCACTTGTATCCGAAAGATCATACTAGGAACCTCTGGTAGGTTCTCAATGGATCTTGATTTCACTGCCCTGAAGGGAAGGCAGCCTGACGATTTTGTGCTTGAAATGATGGAAGTTCTGAATTGCGAGTTCCATGGCATAACCTTCCGCCTTGAAGAAGGATGGCGCATTACACAGGGAGGGCGGTCGTTCACCGTTACCCCTGAATATTCCCATGGTTGGAATGCTAAAGGAGCATTTGATCTACAAGTGAGTATGAGGGAGCAGCCGACCCTGCCGGTTAGATCAGTGCCGCAGATTGAACAGAAGTACCACAAGCATCTGGAATTTCAGCCTGATACTATTCCATGCCTTGAGGTGCATGAGGTAATAGCCGAGAAAGTCCGTTCACTGTACCAGCGCGCACGCGTGCGAGACTTCTTTGACCTGTACCTATTCGGTAAGAGGCCTTTCAACAAACCTCTTGTGCGTGCCCTGGTTGTGCTGAAGCTCTGGCAGGTCCGGGATGTGTTTGAACCCGATTCGTTCCTTGAAAGAATGGATAGTGGAAGATATGACTGGCAGGATCTCTCACGGCTTGTCGCTGCCGATTTTCGTGTTGACGAACGGACAATCTTGGAAGCGTGCATCAAGGGCTTCTCATTCTTGAAGAAGCTCTCTCCAGAAGAAGCACTTATTGCCAAAGATTCCAAAGCGCATCGACAAAAAGCCGCACGCGATGAACTTGTGGCATGGTGTCAGACATTGCGGTCAAACCTTAAGAATTAAACCTTTTCCAGCACATCAAGCTTCAAAAATCAAAAAATCCGCCCGTGGCACCAAATTCGTTGTTTCTGAAACCCCTTGACAGATTGTTGTCCTCACCGATATACTCTACCCGGCGCCTTGAAGTCTAAAGACCGACCTGAAGGTTCCTTCATTGACGCAGAGGCAAAGGGGCCCCAAATGAAAATAACTGCTTGGAAGAAGACTCACCGGCGGAGTTTCAATCAAATAAGCAGCAAGTTGCTGGCCGCCTCCGTAGTTCTGCTTTTTGGCATCGAGGCCATAGCATCGGTTCTCAATGTTCCATCGGACTATCCGACAATTCAGGAAGCGATTGATGCCGCATCCCGCGGAGATACAGTCAAGGTTGCCCCGGGAATCTACTACGAAAATGTGAGGATATCAAAGCCTCTCGTTCTCTGGGGCTCCGGTAGTAGTTCGACCACGATTGATGGCGCAAGTGTCGATTCGGTGATGAGAGTGGAGGCTGAAAGTTGCCTTGTGAAGGGCTTTCTTGTTCAAAACAGCGGTATAGGCCGCGCAGGTATCCACGTTCTCGGAGACGACTCTGTCATTGAAGAGATGGAGTTCTTGGACAATGGAAAGGGGGTTGATGTAGAACCCCCTTCTCAGAATATTGTCGTACAGAACAGCATGTTCAAGAGGAATGCCATCGGGATTTATCTCCGTCGTGGGACGAGTGGCTCCTCCATCATTGGAAACACAATTTTCGCTGATATGAACAAACTGTGTATTAAGATAGCGGGGTCCAATCTCAACAGGGTTGAGAATAACAGACTTTTTGATGGAAGGACAGGAATCTACCTTCTTGGATCAAATAGGAACGTGATCCAGGGCAATGAATTGACTGGAAGTAGATTTGAAAGAATTCGGTTGGCAAAGTCTGACAGCAACTTTGTTCTTCAGAACCGGATTTCAGGAGACGAATATTCAGAGTGCGGCCTTCTCCTTACTGACTATTCGATCTCGAACGTCATCAGTGGAAATTTGCTGTCTGAGCACGAGGTTGGCATATGGGTTAAAAGACATTGCAGCGACGGAATCATCAGTGAGAACACCATTGTCAACAATCGATTTGGCCTCGGTTTGGATGGTGTTGAAAGGAGTATGGTCTTTCACAACAATTTTGTCGAGAATGAGTTCCACGTGCATGATAGTTATCCTTCCATTAATGACTGGTATCATCCCATACTATTGGAGGGAAACTTCTGGTCGGATTATCAGGGATCAGATGATGGGAGCGGCAGCGGGAAGCACTCTATTGCAGGAGATGGGATAGGGGATACCGACATCCCTCACCCGCGTGCAGATTTCGATTTCTATCCTTTTATGGAGAGAAACGGGTGGAGACCACCGAAGAGTGTGAAGGAGGAGGCACTGGATGAACTGGCCGGTCTCATTGAATCGATCACTCATCCGAAGACCCACAAACACATTGAGCATGCCTTTCGGGAGCTGGAGAAGACTCTTCCATATTTCTCAGACAACTGGCATATTACCAAAGCCTCACGTGTTTTTGACCGTGAGAAAAAGGTGACAAAGGAAGTGCGAAAGGCATCCCGGTCCGCAAAGAAATACGAAATCCCTGATTTTGAAGGGGTGATCAGCAAGCTCCGTGAGATTGCTCTGTACGTGGTGGAGGCGGATTCCTTCCTTGCCGGGAAGGCAATTAGAGAGGCTGAGGCGTATCCGGGAGCCAAGCAAAAGGAGATCAAAAAGGCAAAGAAGGAAATGACCAAGGCCTATGCGGAACTGAGCAAAGTAGACAAGGGTATGAAGAAGCTTGGAATCGAATGGCACAAATATG contains:
- a CDS encoding nucleotidyl transferase AbiEii/AbiGii toxin family protein, giving the protein MIEEKFIDLFAHSSKLRDKMVAERDVVLTYALQLLSMSGLLRALAFKGGTCIRKIILGTSGRFSMDLDFTALKGRQPDDFVLEMMEVLNCEFHGITFRLEEGWRITQGGRSFTVTPEYSHGWNAKGAFDLQVSMREQPTLPVRSVPQIEQKYHKHLEFQPDTIPCLEVHEVIAEKVRSLYQRARVRDFFDLYLFGKRPFNKPLVRALVVLKLWQVRDVFEPDSFLERMDSGRYDWQDLSRLVAADFRVDERTILEACIKGFSFLKKLSPEEALIAKDSKAHRQKAARDELVAWCQTLRSNLKN
- a CDS encoding T9SS type A sorting domain-containing protein, whose product is MKITAWKKTHRRSFNQISSKLLAASVVLLFGIEAIASVLNVPSDYPTIQEAIDAASRGDTVKVAPGIYYENVRISKPLVLWGSGSSSTTIDGASVDSVMRVEAESCLVKGFLVQNSGIGRAGIHVLGDDSVIEEMEFLDNGKGVDVEPPSQNIVVQNSMFKRNAIGIYLRRGTSGSSIIGNTIFADMNKLCIKIAGSNLNRVENNRLFDGRTGIYLLGSNRNVIQGNELTGSRFERIRLAKSDSNFVLQNRISGDEYSECGLLLTDYSISNVISGNLLSEHEVGIWVKRHCSDGIISENTIVNNRFGLGLDGVERSMVFHNNFVENEFHVHDSYPSINDWYHPILLEGNFWSDYQGSDDGSGSGKHSIAGDGIGDTDIPHPRADFDFYPFMERNGWRPPKSVKEEALDELAGLIESITHPKTHKHIEHAFRELEKTLPYFSDNWHITKASRVFDREKKVTKEVRKASRSAKKYEIPDFEGVISKLREIALYVVEADSFLAGKAIREAEAYPGAKQKEIKKAKKEMTKAYAELSKVDKGMKKLGIEWHKYDKAINHFKHAYEHAHKAVKKHKKQKHVQLTTFDRNLPNLFSLSQNNPNPFARETSISFTVPKPIHVRLEVFDVAGELVETLVDDLQLPGMHQVRWDAEGNASGIYFYRLQAGGFTDVKKMLLLR